In Alphaproteobacteria bacterium HT1-32, the genomic stretch AAAACCCGGTATGCCGACTGGGATGCTGTCATTGATTACTGTCTGCATTCCGCCTCACCGGTCGGGCGATTCCTGCTGGACCTGCATGGGGAAGACCCGGCGGGTTATGTGGCTTCCGACGCTTTGTGCAATGCGTTGCAGGTGATCAATCATCTGCAGGACTGCAAGGCGGACTATCTTGACCTTGATCGTGTTTATCTGCCGGAAAACTGGCTGACTGCGGAAGAGGGGACAATCGAGTCGCTTGCTGCCAGTCAGACCAGCCCGGCCTTGCGGCGTGTTATTGATCGCACTCTCGACCATACCGAGGAACTGATGGCCGTCGCCCGGACACTTCCGGGGCGGTTGAAAAGCCGGAGACTGGCGATGGAATCTGCTGCCATCATCAGGATTGCAGATCGTCTGATTGGCCATTTGCGCCGCCGCGACCCGCTGAGCGAGCGGGTGAAACTGTCAAAACCGGAATATCTTTATTGTATGGTCTGCGGGGTTTTTGCGGTTCTGTTCAAAAAAGGCTAGTCT encodes the following:
- the hpnC gene encoding squalene synthase HpnC, with protein sequence MSIDSQNPDVTSGKDEAYENFPVGSFLLPAELRPAIAVYYAFARETDDIADSPALSADEKVDWLARFDAAVSGTSGDPACASAVALRKKLAEHGVNDRHARDLLIAFTRDARKTRYADWDAVIDYCLHSASPVGRFLLDLHGEDPAGYVASDALCNALQVINHLQDCKADYLDLDRVYLPENWLTAEEGTIESLAASQTSPALRRVIDRTLDHTEELMAVARTLPGRLKSRRLAMESAAIIRIADRLIGHLRRRDPLSERVKLSKPEYLYCMVCGVFAVLFKKG